A genomic segment from Nitrospinota bacterium encodes:
- a CDS encoding carbonic anhydrase — protein MERPKGIPADKALEILLTGNRHFVENHQENASRASTVVRKLDQEQRPLAVIVGCSDARVPPDVIFDTHLGDLFTIRTAGHVIGAVSLGTVEYAVMVLGVNLVVVLGHGYCGAVTSALSDAETIGLAPVLAPIREIVEKAGGNMTVDDAVRLNARHTAELLKSSRPAFQKMMSDGTLKIVATYYDLNTGKVEIL, from the coding sequence ATGGAAAGACCAAAAGGGATACCGGCGGACAAGGCGCTTGAGATACTCCTCACTGGAAACAGGCACTTCGTAGAGAACCATCAGGAAAATGCAAGCCGCGCGAGTACCGTCGTGCGCAAGCTCGACCAGGAGCAGCGGCCTCTGGCGGTCATAGTAGGCTGTTCAGACGCGCGCGTTCCCCCTGACGTTATCTTCGATACCCATCTTGGGGATCTCTTTACCATCCGCACGGCCGGTCATGTCATAGGAGCCGTTTCGCTAGGAACAGTTGAGTACGCTGTGATGGTTCTTGGCGTAAACCTTGTTGTCGTGCTAGGTCATGGCTACTGCGGAGCTGTGACATCCGCTCTTTCCGACGCCGAAACTATCGGACTTGCGCCAGTGCTGGCGCCGATTCGCGAAATAGTGGAAAAAGCTGGAGGAAATATGACAGTTGACGACGCGGTACGTCTGAATGCCCGTCACACCGCAGAACTGTTAAAATCATCACGCCCCGCCTTTCAAAAAATGATGAGCGACGGTACGCTTAAGATAGTTGCTACTTACTACGACCTGAATACAGGGAAAGTGGAAATTCTATAA